GACAGAGGAAGAACCTGAAACCACAAAGAAAGAAGAGACGAGAGATCTCGTACTTCCTGAGAACGTGGAAGCCATAACTCAGCTGTCATCGTCCGATAATGATTTCTTTTCTTCTAACATTGCTGGGGCGTCAAATGGAAAACAGGTTTTTGCTAGCCTATACAAGGAAAAGGGAACAAGAACCAAAAACTATCCGCCTGCAATCTATGAACTCGTTCAGGGAAACGTGTCAAGCAAGATACCCTTCCCGGGGGAAGCCGAATTCCCTTACCTCAAGGACAATGTGCTGCTCTTTGCAGGAAGAATCTTGCCTGATGATCAAAACGCTGACTGGAAGATATATTCATATGACGCAGCAACCAAAGAAATCAGGACTCTGACATCGGAGTCATATGACCAGATTGAACCCGTAATCTCTCCCAAGAAGGACTTCTTGCTTTACTCGGAAAGAAGAGATGGCAAATGGTTTGTTGTGAAACAGGATTTGTCGTCCAGTGAGAGGACGACTGTCGCTGAGAATGCGAGGTCACCTACATTATCCCCTACAGGTAACGATCTTGCCTTCCAGCACTGGAACGGAAAAGACTGGGACATAGTGGCTTTCAATATGAGAACCGGTAAGACAACTGGAATTCTCAGCAGTTCATTCAACGAATTCTCTCCGGTATGGTCACCCCATGGTACAAAGCTTTCATTTGTTGCCGATTACAGAGGAGAAGTCGAAGTCTTCATCATGGATCTCTTCGACTATACGATTACTGCAGCAACGAAGGACATTTTCTTGACCACGAATCCATTCTGGCTCGATGAAAGTACACTGGGTTTCACAATGAAGACAAATCTCGGATGGAATATCGTTAAGACAAGCACCTCGCTGAAGGAAAAGCCTTCATCTGAGAGCATTTCTGCTGAAGAGAAATTCATCGTTTCTCCGCGATTCGCTTTCCCATATCTCAGTGATAATCGCATTCTTGAGGTAATAACAAAGGAAGGTTATTCACAGCAAAGAGCAAGACTAATGGGCAGAACGGGAAACGCATATGAATTATCGCAGATCGCTGAACACACGTACGTAATTCCAGATCGAATTACTGAAGGTCTTTATTCCCTCGAGGTTCTTGCAGCGAGTTCCGGGGTAGTTTACAGGCAGCTGGAAGAAAATGCTGTCAGAGTAGGGTCTCTTGATGAATCCTTTACCATCGTCCATCTTACCGATCCACATCTCGACCTGCTAAGCAAGCCGGAGAATATGCTCCTGTTCGAGAGACTGCTGAACGAGATCAGGGCAGAGAGCCCCGATCTCATGCTGATAACAGGCGATCTTTCCAGTTCCGCCCTTGCTTACACAACTGACTGGGAATTCATAAAGGAGAAGACCATTGAATATTGTGATTTTCCCGTGTTTATTGTTCCGGGTAATCACGATACACAAAGATCAGGCAGGATAAATGGGATGGAATTGTGGGAAGAGTTATTTGGGCCTTGTTACTACAGCTTCGAGTGGGGTTCATGGCACTTCTTGGGCCTAAATACGGCCGATTCAGAGTATGGATTTGTGAGCGGAGTAGTGTCTGAAGAACAAATGGAATGGATAACAGAAGAATTGAAGAGAATAGGAAGCGAGAAAATCATACTCTTTGGCCATCACAACTTCTACGATGACAGATGGATCTTTTTTGAGGAGACTGAACAGAGACGAGAGCTGCTTGATCTCTTCACTAGGAGCAACGTAGCATTGGCTCTTTTTGGTCATAGACATAGCGATGCGATCGATTATTCACTTAACACTCTTTCACTCACCACGAAGAGGGCAGTGGAAACTGACGGCAAACTGGCATACAGAAGAATAGTTGTAGAAGAAGGACTAATCATCGAACTTGTAGAAGTCGAGCCGAAGGGCTCGTCGATTTTCTAGCAGCTGCAAGTACTACAAGATGCAACTGAAAAGAATGAACGGTTATCCGTAATCGCTTAGCCATTCTCCAACGGAGCGAAAGCGAACCTAGAAAGCGAGAAGACGCTTTGAGTTTGAGATGAAGCTTCGCTTCGAGAAAGACCATATTCGAGACTACGAAGAACAAGGAGAGAAAGCAGATCCCTTGCAATTGCACTGAACAGGAGACCCCAAACAGGAGTATTTTGGGGCAGGCTTTCAGGGCGGGCTCTACGGGATGACCAAAGCGAGCGGATTTAGGAGCAGCTTTACGGGGATGAAAGCCATTTCTCACTTTCAGTAGCTGGCGTGTACCTGGCCAGGATCTCGATCTTTGAAACAGTTGCAAGTGACAAGTTGCGAGTTGAATAAGAAACGGTTATCCGTTATCGGTTCACCGTTCTCCGAGCAGAGCTTCAAGACCTATCAAGCTCTTTGGATGATGATCTTAGGTCCTCCTTGAGGGAGAAGGGCCACGAAGTGGCGGAGGTGTCTGTTTCAAAGAAGAGCATGGAGAGCACAAGAGGAGGAGAGAGTACGAGAAACAGGAGAGAGTTCTTGTCTTCTCGTGAGCGCAGTGAACGTCTCGACAGTGCTCTTTCCTTAAGAAAAAGGTTCTCGGGTTTGCTTTCAAAGTCGGCTCTAAACAGCGTCCAGCGGGGCCTTGATCTTAAGCGCATAGCGGCTCTTCACAGCGTTCAGCGGGGCCTTGATCTTAAGCGCATAGCGGCTCTTCACAGCGTTCAGCGGGTTCACCGCTTTTAAGCGTTCAGCGGTCTCGGTCTTCTCGGAGGACGGCAGACCGTTGACGTACAACGTTGTCTTCGTCAGCGCTCAGCGGGTCCTCATTCTTAAGCGTCCAACGGCTATTTTGCCCGCGAAGCGGAACTGGCCTTTGCGAAGCAAAGACTGGCCAGGCGAAGCCTGACTGGCCACCGAAGGTGACTGGCTTGCGTAAGCAGACTGGCTTTTCTCTCGCTTTCTTGTGAGCGCAGCGAATGTCTCGACAATGCTCTTTCTCGATTGATCTTATCGGAGGACGGGTCCTTGCTCTTGGACGGCTGACGGAGGACTTCTCATCAAATCGTTCAGCGGATCTATGACTCGAGATCCCAATCAGTTGCCCTGAACAGGATCACGTCAGAGCAGGCTCTACGGGATGACAGCCGTTTTTTATGTGATTCTGACATAATAACGGTCAGGATCTCGGTTCTCTCGTGAGCGCAGCGACCGTCTCTACCAGCTCTTTCTCGATGCTTCTTATTGGTCTCGCAAAGCCGAAACTGGTCTGTGCGAACAGACAGGCTTCAAAATCGCCTCCTGCCGAAGGCAGCCTTGCGTCCCCGGATGCTTCTCCGGGCATTGCGACCTGGCGAAGCCAGCCTTGCGTCCGCCGATGTTCTTTCGGCGCCTTGCGTCTAATT
The Mesotoga sp. Brook.08.105.5.1 genome window above contains:
- a CDS encoding metallophosphoesterase, with translation MKGKRTLLVLAIALMSIMTFGQIKVQMLPFCSSGIERMPWLHDDILYFAGTNYDIYYTTLENGEWAEPQWLPGDINTSEYEINPCVIENDGVLVMYFGRYSADTDYDFYRSVFDEEKGGWEEGTLVAELSTDKKEWDIWVNSDETIAYFTSGGTFNGKEPIGGRDIWRSESIDGKWSSPENLSFLNTGGDEWSVFLAPDGSIWFDSARDDSIGGYDIYRWDPYTRSIEHPREQMNTFLDERSLWTDGQILYFSGLNRPDGAGSYDIFTLLSPQERQVKKEAIAESTDPITVTINDIRQRSEGRYLFLDNIVEVEGIAMVSSGLWHDSANYFALTDKSAGILIYAQGFKEPLVEKGDLVRVKGTLTTVGYTTDVNSLVIRPASPDDIEIIRKGETLPDPAIIFTDSAKSQLRNLEGSLVMIFGKISAYDNETITRGFWLTGPSDRDFDSVSSGMRVKFYDYAGIDISALGDGSFVAVQGVLIQDNEGEFYVRPTIDEDIREQTENRILFLTTITRKDLLTPTEEEPETTKKEETRDLVLPENVEAITQLSSSDNDFFSSNIAGASNGKQVFASLYKEKGTRTKNYPPAIYELVQGNVSSKIPFPGEAEFPYLKDNVLLFAGRILPDDQNADWKIYSYDAATKEIRTLTSESYDQIEPVISPKKDFLLYSERRDGKWFVVKQDLSSSERTTVAENARSPTLSPTGNDLAFQHWNGKDWDIVAFNMRTGKTTGILSSSFNEFSPVWSPHGTKLSFVADYRGEVEVFIMDLFDYTITAATKDIFLTTNPFWLDESTLGFTMKTNLGWNIVKTSTSLKEKPSSESISAEEKFIVSPRFAFPYLSDNRILEVITKEGYSQQRARLMGRTGNAYELSQIAEHTYVIPDRITEGLYSLEVLAASSGVVYRQLEENAVRVGSLDESFTIVHLTDPHLDLLSKPENMLLFERLLNEIRAESPDLMLITGDLSSSALAYTTDWEFIKEKTIEYCDFPVFIVPGNHDTQRSGRINGMELWEELFGPCYYSFEWGSWHFLGLNTADSEYGFVSGVVSEEQMEWITEELKRIGSEKIILFGHHNFYDDRWIFFEETEQRRELLDLFTRSNVALALFGHRHSDAIDYSLNTLSLTTKRAVETDGKLAYRRIVVEEGLIIELVEVEPKGSSIF